One genomic segment of Suncus etruscus isolate mSunEtr1 chromosome 15, mSunEtr1.pri.cur, whole genome shotgun sequence includes these proteins:
- the DDX39A gene encoding ATP-dependent RNA helicase DDX39A isoform X2: protein MAEQDVENELLDYEEDEEPQAPTESSTPAPPKKDVKGSYVSIHSSGFRDFLLKPELLRAIVDCGFEHPSEVQHECIPQAILGMDILCQAKSGMGKTAVFVLATLQQIEPVNGQVTALAMCHTRELAFQISKEYQRFSKYMPSVKVSVFFGGLSIKKDEEVLKKNCPHVVVGTPGRILALARNRSLNLRNVKHFVLDECDKMLEQLDMRRDVQEIFRLTPHEKQCMMFSATLSRDIRPVCRKFMQDPMEVFVDDETKLTLHGLQQYYVKLKDSEKNRKLFDLLDVLEFNQVVIFVKSVQRCMALAQLLVEQNFPAIAIHRGMAQEERLSRYQQFKDFQRRILVATNLFGRGMDIERVNIVFNYDMPEDSDTYLHRVARAGRFGTKGLAITFVSDENDAKILNDVQDRFEVNVAELPEEIDISTYIEQSR from the exons ATGGCGGAACAGGACGTGGAGAACGAGCTTCTGGACTATGAAGAGGATGAGGAGCCACAGGCCCCTACCGAGAGCAGCACCCCGGCACCCCCCAAGAAAGACGTCAAGGGCTCCTACGTGTCTATCCACAGCTCCGGCTTCCGGGACTTTCTGCTCAAGCCGGAGCTGCTGCGGGCCATTGTGGATTGCGGTTTCGAGCACCCATCTgagg TCCAGCACGAGTGCATCCCCCAGGCCATCCTGGGCATGGACATCCTATGCCAAGCCAAGTCCGGGATGGGCAAGACGGCTGTGTTCGTGCTTGCCACCCTGCAGCAGATTGAGCCCGTCAACGGACAG GTGACAGCCCTGGCCATGTGCCACACGAGGGAACTGGCCTTCCAGATCAGCAAGGAATACCAGCGCTTCTCCAAGTACATGCCTAGTGTGAAG gtATCTGTGTTCTTCGGGGGTCTCTCCATCAAGAAGGACGAGGAAGTGCTGAAGAAGAACTGCCCCCACGTGGTGGTAGGGACCCCTGGGCGCATCCTGGCACTGGCACGGAACCGGAGCCTCAACCTGAGGAACGTGAAGCACTTTGTGCTGGATGAGTGCGACAAGATGCTGGAGCAGCTGG ACATGCGACGCGACGTGCAAGAGATCTTCCGGCTGACGCCCCACGAGAAACAGTGCATGATGTTCAGCGCCACCTTGAGCCGGGACATCCGGCCCGTGTGCCGCAAGTTCATGCAGGAT CCCATGGAGGTGTTCGTGGACGACGAGACCAAGCTGACCCTGCACGGCCTGCAGCAGTACTACGTGAAGCTCAAGGACAGCGAGAAGAACCGCAAACTCTTCGACCTGCTGGACGTGCTGGAGTTCAACCAG GTGGTCATCTTCGTGAAGTCTGTGCAGCGCTGCATGGCCCTGGCGCAGCTCCTGGTGGAGCAGAACTTTCCGGCCATCGCCATCCACCGGGGCATGGCGCAGGAGGAGCG ccTGTCCCGCTACCAGCAGTTCAAGGACTTCCAGCGCCGCATTTTGGTGGCCACCAACCTCTTTGGCCGAGGGATGGACATCGAGCGGGTCAACATTGTCTTCAACTACGACATGCCCGAGGACTCGGATACTTACCTCCACCGG GTGGCCCGCGCCGGCCGCTTCGGCACCAAGGGTCTGGCCATCACGTTCGTGTCGGACGAGAATGATGCCAAGATCCTCAACGATGTCCAGGACCGGTTTGAGGTGAACGTGGCCGAACTGCCTGAGGAGATCGACATCTCCACCTATA TTGAGCAGAGCCGGTAA
- the DDX39A gene encoding ATP-dependent RNA helicase DDX39A isoform X1 → MALSPSGGDWLWGHLPLGPVQPRPCLGPLLLLCLDSFTCAPCVSTMAEQDVENELLDYEEDEEPQAPTESSTPAPPKKDVKGSYVSIHSSGFRDFLLKPELLRAIVDCGFEHPSEVQHECIPQAILGMDILCQAKSGMGKTAVFVLATLQQIEPVNGQVTALAMCHTRELAFQISKEYQRFSKYMPSVKVSVFFGGLSIKKDEEVLKKNCPHVVVGTPGRILALARNRSLNLRNVKHFVLDECDKMLEQLDMRRDVQEIFRLTPHEKQCMMFSATLSRDIRPVCRKFMQDPMEVFVDDETKLTLHGLQQYYVKLKDSEKNRKLFDLLDVLEFNQVVIFVKSVQRCMALAQLLVEQNFPAIAIHRGMAQEERLSRYQQFKDFQRRILVATNLFGRGMDIERVNIVFNYDMPEDSDTYLHRVARAGRFGTKGLAITFVSDENDAKILNDVQDRFEVNVAELPEEIDISTYIEQSR, encoded by the exons ATGGCCCTGTCCCCCAGCGGCGGGGACTGGCTCTGGGGCCACCTGCCCTTGGGCCCAGTCCAGCCACGCCCATGCCTGGGCCCCCTGCTCCTCTTGTGCCTGGACTCTTTTACCTGTGCTCCATGCGTGTC CACCATGGCGGAACAGGACGTGGAGAACGAGCTTCTGGACTATGAAGAGGATGAGGAGCCACAGGCCCCTACCGAGAGCAGCACCCCGGCACCCCCCAAGAAAGACGTCAAGGGCTCCTACGTGTCTATCCACAGCTCCGGCTTCCGGGACTTTCTGCTCAAGCCGGAGCTGCTGCGGGCCATTGTGGATTGCGGTTTCGAGCACCCATCTgagg TCCAGCACGAGTGCATCCCCCAGGCCATCCTGGGCATGGACATCCTATGCCAAGCCAAGTCCGGGATGGGCAAGACGGCTGTGTTCGTGCTTGCCACCCTGCAGCAGATTGAGCCCGTCAACGGACAG GTGACAGCCCTGGCCATGTGCCACACGAGGGAACTGGCCTTCCAGATCAGCAAGGAATACCAGCGCTTCTCCAAGTACATGCCTAGTGTGAAG gtATCTGTGTTCTTCGGGGGTCTCTCCATCAAGAAGGACGAGGAAGTGCTGAAGAAGAACTGCCCCCACGTGGTGGTAGGGACCCCTGGGCGCATCCTGGCACTGGCACGGAACCGGAGCCTCAACCTGAGGAACGTGAAGCACTTTGTGCTGGATGAGTGCGACAAGATGCTGGAGCAGCTGG ACATGCGACGCGACGTGCAAGAGATCTTCCGGCTGACGCCCCACGAGAAACAGTGCATGATGTTCAGCGCCACCTTGAGCCGGGACATCCGGCCCGTGTGCCGCAAGTTCATGCAGGAT CCCATGGAGGTGTTCGTGGACGACGAGACCAAGCTGACCCTGCACGGCCTGCAGCAGTACTACGTGAAGCTCAAGGACAGCGAGAAGAACCGCAAACTCTTCGACCTGCTGGACGTGCTGGAGTTCAACCAG GTGGTCATCTTCGTGAAGTCTGTGCAGCGCTGCATGGCCCTGGCGCAGCTCCTGGTGGAGCAGAACTTTCCGGCCATCGCCATCCACCGGGGCATGGCGCAGGAGGAGCG ccTGTCCCGCTACCAGCAGTTCAAGGACTTCCAGCGCCGCATTTTGGTGGCCACCAACCTCTTTGGCCGAGGGATGGACATCGAGCGGGTCAACATTGTCTTCAACTACGACATGCCCGAGGACTCGGATACTTACCTCCACCGG GTGGCCCGCGCCGGCCGCTTCGGCACCAAGGGTCTGGCCATCACGTTCGTGTCGGACGAGAATGATGCCAAGATCCTCAACGATGTCCAGGACCGGTTTGAGGTGAACGTGGCCGAACTGCCTGAGGAGATCGACATCTCCACCTATA TTGAGCAGAGCCGGTAA